Proteins encoded in a region of the Bombiscardovia apis genome:
- the dtd gene encoding D-aminoacyl-tRNA deacylase translates to MKIMVQRVSAATVDVVDERSGEVDASFAKQSIGAGLVLLVGVADSDGAQEVAYAARKIAGMRIFEDESGKMNRSVVDTGGDILSISQFTLFADCKHGNRPSFVSAGKPEHARAVWEELNQALADQGITVKTGRFGAHMRVSLTNDGPVTIPLDTDQLMPKN, encoded by the coding sequence ATGAAGATTATGGTGCAGCGAGTTAGTGCCGCTACGGTTGATGTGGTGGATGAGCGCAGCGGCGAGGTGGATGCGAGCTTTGCCAAGCAGAGCATTGGGGCTGGGCTCGTGCTGCTGGTTGGGGTTGCTGACTCTGATGGCGCTCAAGAAGTGGCTTATGCGGCCCGCAAAATCGCTGGTATGCGCATTTTTGAAGATGAGAGCGGCAAGATGAATCGCTCAGTCGTAGATACCGGCGGGGATATTCTCTCGATTTCTCAGTTCACCCTTTTTGCGGATTGCAAGCACGGCAACCGCCCTTCTTTCGTGAGTGCAGGCAAACCGGAGCACGCTCGGGCCGTGTGGGAGGAGCTCAACCAAGCGCTCGCAGACCAAGGCATCACGGTAAAAACGGGGCGTTTTGGCGCACACATGCGCGTCTCCCTCACCAACGATGGGCCGGTCACGATCCCGCTCGATACCGACCAACTCATGCCCAAGAATTAG